From a region of the Roseivirga sp. 4D4 genome:
- a CDS encoding DUF4252 domain-containing protein — translation MKKLLILSLLFSMTLSGFAQSRSVEKFRQDNRPSTTLFFYKSTLKMISRIDLGALGGADVSEFQDMPPIGDMIRGIEKVKFFLFEDDDDRHSVNGSDFNSLEARIEEEGYESMMSARIQGNNMNVMMKERRGKPQGFVVLITMDEGYSIIDIEGYPDVQNILKFSEFMNSNGSSMGLKEAFR, via the coding sequence ATGAAGAAGCTTTTAATACTTAGTCTACTTTTTAGTATGACACTTAGCGGTTTTGCTCAAAGCCGGAGTGTCGAAAAATTCCGTCAGGACAACCGTCCTTCGACAACGCTCTTCTTCTATAAGAGTACCCTCAAAATGATTTCCAGGATTGATCTAGGTGCTCTAGGCGGGGCAGATGTCAGTGAATTTCAGGATATGCCACCCATTGGTGATATGATCCGTGGCATAGAGAAGGTGAAATTCTTCCTTTTCGAAGATGATGACGATCGGCATAGCGTCAATGGTTCTGATTTCAATTCACTTGAGGCAAGGATAGAAGAAGAGGGATACGAATCTATGATGTCGGCAAGAATTCAAGGCAATAACATGAATGTCATGATGAAGGAAAGGAGAGGTAAGCCTCAAGGGTTTGTCGTTCTGATCACCATGGATGAAGGGTATAGTATCATTGATATCGAAGGATACCCTGACGTTCAGAATATTCTTAAGTTCTCAGAATTCATGAATAGCAACGGATCTAGTATGGGCCTTAAAGAAGCCTTTAGATAA
- a CDS encoding 1,4-dihydroxy-2-naphthoyl-CoA synthase, producing the protein MSKVAWKTVKEYQDITYKKSGDGVARIAFNRPEVRNAFRPKTVGELFEALLDAREDTSIGVVLLSGEGPSAKDGGWAFCSGGDQNARGHQGYVDDDGMPRLNILEVQRLIRFMPKVVICVCPGWAVGGGHSLHTVCDLTLASKEHAIFKQTDADVTSFDGGYGSAYLAKMVGQKRAREIFFLGRNYSAQEAFEMGMVNAVIPHEELEDTAYDWAQEILEKSPTSIKMLKFAFNLTDDGMVGQQVFAGEATRLAYMTEEAKEGRNAFLEKRKPNFKDIKWIP; encoded by the coding sequence ATGAGTAAAGTAGCCTGGAAAACCGTTAAGGAATATCAAGACATCACCTACAAAAAATCCGGTGATGGTGTCGCTCGGATTGCGTTCAACAGACCTGAAGTCAGAAATGCCTTTAGACCCAAAACCGTTGGTGAACTATTCGAAGCATTGCTCGATGCCCGTGAAGACACTTCCATTGGCGTGGTGCTTCTATCAGGTGAAGGTCCATCAGCTAAAGATGGAGGTTGGGCATTCTGTTCTGGTGGTGATCAAAATGCAAGAGGACACCAGGGCTATGTGGATGATGATGGCATGCCAAGGCTCAACATTCTGGAGGTCCAGCGCCTGATCCGGTTTATGCCAAAGGTAGTAATCTGTGTTTGCCCAGGCTGGGCAGTAGGTGGTGGACATAGTCTACATACCGTATGTGATCTAACCCTAGCGAGTAAGGAACATGCCATTTTCAAACAAACTGATGCAGATGTCACGAGTTTTGATGGTGGCTACGGTTCGGCTTACCTGGCAAAAATGGTGGGTCAAAAAAGAGCCAGAGAGATCTTCTTCTTAGGAAGAAACTACTCTGCGCAAGAGGCTTTTGAAATGGGTATGGTCAATGCGGTAATTCCTCATGAAGAATTAGAAGACACTGCCTACGATTGGGCGCAGGAAATCTTAGAAAAGTCCCCTACCTCTATTAAGATGCTGAAATTCGCGTTCAACCTTACGGATGATGGCATGGTAGGTCAGCAGGTATTTGCTGGTGAAGCCACTCGCCTCGCCTACATGACTGAAGAGGCCAAGGAAGGAAGAAATGCCTTCTTGGAGAAAAGAAAGCCGAATTTCAAGGATATCAAGTGGATACCATAA
- a CDS encoding WD40/YVTN/BNR-like repeat-containing protein, protein MNTLKLQDSYFKRISLICLSMLLSAPLMFGQKVDMDLFKNMKARSIGPAAMSGRITAIDVVESNPDVIFAGAASGGLWRTTGGGLDWEPLFDKEAVLGIGAIDIHQPNPDIIWVGTGEGNPRNSVSSGYGVYKSIDGGDTWELMGLEKTRNIHRIIIHPDDPNTVLVGAIGSPWGEHDERGVYKTTDGGKTWNQVLFTNNLSGVSDMVADPSNPDKIFVSMWEHKRWPWTFKSGGEGSGIYMTLDGGDTWKKMNGEGGLPKGDYGRIGLAIANSNPDYIYALIENKANGLWRSTDGGKTWERRAESSKQPNMGNRPFYYSSIYVDTKNENRLYSLYSMVSRSEDGGKSWEVIIPYSGVHPDHHAWWIHPNDPTFMVDGNDGGLNITRDMGKTWRFTEKIPVGQFYHINVDNDMPYNVYGGMQDNGSWVGPAYVFNFAGIRNHDWQELSFGDGFDVAPIPGDSRYGYTMSQQGNVSRYDRVSGYNKTVRPTSPDTSINLRFNWNAPVAIDPHNPNGVYYGSQHLHYSSNRGDDWEVLSPDLSTNDPEKQKQNASGGMTIDATGAENHTTTLAIAPSPVDRNVIWVGTDDGNVQVTQDRGESWTNTAANLPGLPAGSWIPQIVASRYNAGEAFVIANDYRRNNWSAYAYHTMDYGQTWTRIVDDSDVFGYTLSILQDPIEPNLIFLGTENGLYVSFDKAQNWNKWTHGYPSASTMDLALQEREHDLAIGTFGRAFYILDDIRPLREFAKRGAENAMKEDIIVFDVADAYQMTYRQPAGMRFPASGGPFEGQNKFVTSAQIKYYVRDDKAKEAPKEEAKGKRRRGKKEEATEEAAPKKLPSKISMTVLNMAGDTIRTGSGTVKKGQINTLNWDLRRRNPFPITRSANVQVRGRFGGAQGGGGRNREQAAGATLPGDYKIHIDYNDQKIEKTVKVHYDPRIEVNMSDLRAKQQFEDEVLEMNQKWAAVTGRVRDAQSVLSKVEAQMKNADKDAVKDLKKAIKEMNENFDEAKKVTIGLPRDRAQNAPRVNYPNAGQWVGQARRYASSRLTAPGSNERGLLENAEKMMNEAIAIVNEFFENEWPKFKAAYEATDMGFFKDFDDPIKN, encoded by the coding sequence ATGAATACCTTGAAACTTCAAGATTCCTATTTCAAAAGAATCTCTCTGATTTGTCTATCGATGCTGCTCAGTGCCCCACTCATGTTTGGGCAAAAAGTAGACATGGACTTATTCAAAAATATGAAAGCACGAAGCATTGGTCCGGCTGCCATGAGTGGACGTATCACTGCGATCGATGTAGTTGAAAGTAACCCCGATGTCATATTCGCGGGTGCTGCCTCTGGTGGCCTTTGGCGGACTACAGGTGGTGGACTCGATTGGGAGCCGTTATTTGATAAAGAGGCTGTTTTGGGCATCGGTGCTATTGACATTCACCAACCAAACCCAGATATCATTTGGGTGGGTACAGGTGAAGGAAACCCAAGAAACTCGGTAAGCAGTGGTTATGGAGTTTACAAATCAATTGATGGTGGTGACACTTGGGAATTGATGGGCCTTGAGAAGACCAGAAACATCCACAGAATCATTATTCACCCTGACGATCCTAATACAGTGCTCGTTGGTGCGATTGGTTCTCCCTGGGGAGAGCATGATGAAAGAGGTGTTTATAAAACTACCGATGGTGGTAAGACTTGGAATCAAGTATTATTCACTAACAACCTATCTGGAGTATCAGATATGGTTGCTGACCCAAGCAATCCTGACAAAATCTTCGTTTCTATGTGGGAACACAAAAGATGGCCATGGACATTTAAGTCTGGTGGTGAAGGCTCAGGTATTTACATGACCCTTGATGGTGGTGATACTTGGAAGAAAATGAATGGTGAAGGTGGTTTGCCGAAAGGCGATTACGGTCGTATCGGTTTGGCTATAGCAAATAGCAATCCTGATTATATCTACGCCTTGATCGAAAACAAAGCAAATGGCCTTTGGAGATCAACTGATGGTGGTAAGACTTGGGAAAGAAGAGCTGAATCTTCTAAGCAACCTAATATGGGTAACCGTCCGTTCTACTACTCTTCAATTTATGTGGATACCAAAAACGAAAACAGGCTTTACAGCTTGTACTCAATGGTTTCTCGATCTGAGGATGGAGGAAAGTCTTGGGAAGTAATCATCCCTTACTCTGGCGTTCACCCAGATCACCACGCATGGTGGATTCACCCAAATGACCCAACTTTCATGGTTGATGGTAATGACGGTGGATTGAACATCACTCGTGATATGGGTAAGACTTGGAGGTTTACTGAGAAGATTCCTGTAGGACAGTTCTACCACATCAATGTGGATAATGATATGCCATATAATGTTTATGGTGGAATGCAAGACAACGGTTCTTGGGTAGGTCCTGCTTATGTTTTCAACTTTGCTGGAATCAGAAACCATGACTGGCAAGAACTAAGCTTTGGTGACGGATTTGACGTGGCTCCTATTCCAGGTGATTCTCGTTACGGATATACCATGTCTCAACAGGGTAATGTTTCACGATACGACAGAGTTTCAGGTTATAACAAAACGGTAAGACCTACTTCGCCTGACACTTCAATCAATTTGAGATTTAACTGGAATGCTCCAGTAGCGATCGATCCGCATAACCCTAATGGCGTTTATTACGGATCGCAGCACTTGCACTACAGCTCAAATCGTGGTGATGACTGGGAAGTACTTTCTCCAGACTTGTCTACCAATGACCCAGAGAAGCAAAAGCAAAATGCAAGTGGTGGTATGACCATCGATGCAACAGGTGCTGAAAACCATACTACTACCCTAGCGATTGCGCCAAGTCCAGTGGACAGAAACGTAATTTGGGTAGGTACTGATGATGGTAACGTTCAGGTAACTCAGGACAGAGGCGAAAGCTGGACGAATACTGCAGCAAATCTTCCTGGATTACCTGCGGGTAGCTGGATTCCTCAGATTGTGGCATCTCGATATAATGCTGGCGAAGCATTTGTAATCGCTAATGACTATAGAAGAAATAACTGGTCAGCTTATGCTTACCATACGATGGACTACGGTCAAACATGGACTAGAATTGTTGACGACAGTGATGTATTTGGTTATACACTTTCTATTCTTCAAGATCCAATTGAGCCTAACTTGATTTTCTTAGGAACTGAAAACGGACTTTATGTAAGTTTTGACAAAGCGCAAAACTGGAATAAGTGGACGCATGGATATCCTTCAGCTTCCACTATGGACCTTGCCCTTCAGGAAAGAGAGCATGACTTAGCTATTGGTACGTTCGGTAGAGCTTTCTACATCTTGGATGATATTCGTCCTTTGAGAGAGTTTGCTAAAAGAGGTGCTGAGAATGCAATGAAAGAAGACATCATTGTCTTTGACGTAGCAGATGCTTACCAGATGACCTACAGACAACCTGCGGGTATGAGGTTCCCTGCAAGTGGCGGACCATTTGAAGGACAAAACAAATTCGTGACTTCAGCGCAGATCAAATACTACGTAAGAGATGACAAGGCCAAAGAAGCTCCAAAAGAGGAGGCTAAAGGCAAACGTAGAAGAGGAAAAAAGGAAGAAGCTACTGAAGAAGCTGCTCCTAAAAAGCTTCCTTCTAAAATCAGTATGACTGTATTGAATATGGCTGGAGACACTATCAGAACTGGTTCTGGTACTGTTAAAAAAGGTCAGATCAATACATTGAACTGGGATCTAAGAAGAAGAAATCCATTCCCGATTACTAGATCTGCAAATGTTCAAGTGCGTGGTAGATTCGGAGGTGCTCAAGGTGGCGGTGGAAGAAACCGTGAACAAGCTGCGGGTGCTACTCTACCAGGTGATTACAAAATCCATATTGATTATAACGATCAGAAAATAGAGAAGACAGTGAAAGTTCATTACGATCCGCGTATTGAAGTAAACATGTCTGACCTTAGAGCCAAGCAGCAGTTCGAAGATGAAGTTTTAGAAATGAATCAAAAATGGGCAGCGGTAACTGGAAGAGTAAGAGATGCTCAAAGTGTACTTTCTAAAGTAGAAGCTCAGATGAAAAATGCTGATAAGGATGCTGTAAAGGACTTGAAGAAAGCCATCAAAGAAATGAATGAGAATTTCGATGAAGCTAAGAAAGTTACTATCGGACTTCCGAGAGACAGAGCACAAAATGCTCCTCGCGTCAACTACCCTAATGCGGGTCAGTGGGTTGGACAGGCAAGAAGATATGCCAGTTCAAGACTGACAGCTCCAGGTTCTAATGAGCGCGGCCTATTGGAAAACGCTGAAAAGATGATGAACGAGGCGATCGCCATTGTCAACGAATTCTTTGAGAATGAGTGGCCTAAATTCAAAGCTGCTTATGAAGCCACTGATATGGGCTTCTTCAAAGACTTTGATGATCCAATAAAGAATTAA
- a CDS encoding ABC transporter permease, whose amino-acid sequence MIRLLKIELHKVRSNRSFKVLSTLYIIALFLISMGVMPFLQWLKNKFAEFDADEIDPTILPFYEFPDIWQNLTSVAIYFKILLALGLIYSITNEYTYRTIRQNVIDGLSKQEFIWSKIIMAGFLSAASAAALLVMGLITGFIYSSEISFGLVFEDMHFLLAFALQLFAFLLFTQFIATLIRKPIMTMGLMFLWVVLIENGLFVWGQVKNQQWVEYFLPVKSINALIHVPFQKYALMEIQDYIALPELALVLFYGGLFYWATTRLVVKRDL is encoded by the coding sequence ATGATACGTTTACTAAAAATTGAACTGCACAAGGTGCGTAGCAATAGATCTTTTAAGGTCTTGTCAACGCTGTATATCATTGCTCTATTCCTTATCAGTATGGGAGTAATGCCATTCTTACAATGGTTGAAAAATAAGTTTGCCGAGTTTGATGCAGATGAAATTGACCCGACAATCTTGCCTTTTTATGAGTTTCCAGACATCTGGCAGAATCTGACGAGTGTTGCAATTTACTTCAAAATACTCTTGGCGCTGGGGCTCATTTATTCTATCACGAATGAGTATACCTATAGAACGATCAGGCAAAATGTGATCGATGGACTAAGCAAGCAGGAGTTTATCTGGTCTAAGATTATCATGGCGGGGTTCTTAAGTGCTGCCTCTGCGGCTGCTTTGCTCGTAATGGGATTGATCACTGGGTTTATCTATTCCTCTGAAATTTCTTTTGGGCTCGTCTTCGAGGATATGCATTTCTTGCTTGCCTTTGCGCTACAATTGTTTGCATTCCTTCTGTTTACACAATTCATAGCAACACTTATCCGAAAACCCATTATGACCATGGGGCTAATGTTTCTATGGGTAGTTTTAATTGAGAATGGACTTTTTGTTTGGGGACAAGTTAAAAACCAACAATGGGTAGAATACTTTCTTCCTGTGAAGTCCATTAATGCCTTGATTCATGTGCCTTTCCAAAAGTATGCGCTGATGGAAATTCAAGACTATATAGCACTGCCTGAATTGGCCCTTGTGCTTTTCTATGGCGGCTTGTTCTACTGGGCGACTACCAGATTGGTTGTCAAAAGAGACCTTTAG
- a CDS encoding DinB family protein, translated as MRYLITIVCLMVLFNLGQSQDSPFKNISKTESEFNSGNIAARMVEGLGFRYYWASEGLRAEDLEFDPVEEGRSSRQTIDHIYSLSRFLLSALENEVFDAGNAREMSFEEVRTETLENFEKAVKILKGSESSDFADYNIKFANGVGFPFWNAINGPISDAIYHTGQVVLMRRMSGNPINPNISVLSGSIRGN; from the coding sequence ATGAGATATCTTATTACGATTGTTTGCTTAATGGTACTTTTCAACCTTGGCCAAAGTCAGGATTCACCATTCAAGAATATATCTAAAACAGAAAGCGAATTCAATTCAGGAAACATTGCTGCTCGAATGGTCGAAGGTCTCGGGTTTAGATATTACTGGGCTTCTGAAGGTTTGAGAGCTGAAGACTTGGAATTTGATCCAGTGGAAGAGGGGAGAAGTTCAAGGCAGACTATTGATCATATATACAGCTTATCGAGGTTTCTGTTGAGTGCTTTGGAGAATGAGGTTTTTGATGCTGGTAATGCCCGAGAGATGTCTTTTGAGGAGGTGAGAACTGAAACACTGGAGAACTTTGAGAAAGCAGTTAAAATTCTAAAAGGCAGCGAGAGTTCGGATTTTGCTGATTACAATATCAAGTTTGCTAATGGAGTAGGGTTCCCTTTTTGGAATGCCATCAATGGTCCTATTTCAGACGCCATTTATCATACGGGTCAGGTCGTATTGATGCGGAGGATGTCTGGGAATCCAATCAATCCAAATATTAGTGTGCTTTCAGGGAGTATAAGAGGGAATTAG
- a CDS encoding RNA polymerase sigma factor produces MDVSRFKAEVLPLKNKLYRFALNIVRDEELAKDVVQECLIKVWEKRSDVDLIQNLEAWCMQITRNKALDKLRSKHVKKTDLFEVEFDTRKERDTPFVVTEREDLMSRIKGLIEALPNRQREVMQLRDIEGFSYKEIAENLDIDINLVKTNLFRARRKLKESLMKVDAYGL; encoded by the coding sequence ATGGATGTATCACGCTTCAAAGCAGAGGTTTTACCCTTGAAGAATAAACTGTACCGCTTTGCACTCAACATTGTAAGAGATGAAGAGTTGGCAAAGGATGTTGTACAGGAGTGTCTGATCAAGGTGTGGGAAAAAAGATCGGATGTCGATCTGATCCAGAATCTGGAAGCTTGGTGTATGCAGATAACCCGTAACAAGGCACTGGATAAACTGAGATCGAAGCATGTAAAGAAGACAGACTTATTTGAAGTTGAATTCGATACGAGAAAAGAACGTGATACCCCATTTGTTGTGACTGAGCGAGAAGACCTAATGAGTAGAATCAAAGGGTTGATCGAAGCACTGCCGAACCGTCAACGTGAGGTGATGCAGCTCAGAGATATCGAAGGCTTTAGTTATAAAGAAATTGCTGAAAACCTTGATATCGATATCAACCTGGTAAAGACGAACTTGTTCCGAGCCAGAAGGAAATTGAAAGAGAGCTTAATGAAAGTTGATGCTTATGGACTCTAG
- a CDS encoding ABC transporter ATP-binding protein yields the protein MDTVLSIKNLSKHYGRIKAVDNLSLEVKRGSVYGILGPNGSGKTTTLGVILSVINQTSGDFQWFGQPATQNTRKKIGAILEHPIFYPYLTAVQNLKIVCDIKEVPYARIDEVLEQVGLAVRKDHKFKTFSLGMKQRLSIASALLCDPEVMILDEPTNGLDPQGIAEIRDLIIDIANSGKTIIVASHLLDEVQRVCTHFCVLQQGKLIHDGLVEDVGKGATLIEVKADADNLQEVLESSGMASGVKRELDKYTLTMSNGYGAANVNEYLFKQGITAKHLIVKVKTLEKQFLEILAEQEGGSQ from the coding sequence TTGGATACTGTATTATCAATAAAAAACCTTTCTAAACACTATGGAAGGATCAAGGCCGTGGACAACCTGTCGCTTGAAGTCAAGCGCGGAAGTGTTTACGGAATTCTTGGACCAAATGGTAGTGGAAAGACAACTACACTAGGGGTAATTCTCAGTGTAATCAACCAGACAAGTGGAGACTTTCAATGGTTTGGGCAACCAGCCACACAAAACACTCGAAAGAAGATTGGAGCCATTTTGGAGCATCCGATATTCTATCCCTATCTCACTGCAGTTCAGAACCTAAAGATTGTATGCGATATTAAGGAAGTTCCTTATGCTCGTATCGATGAGGTGTTGGAACAAGTTGGCCTGGCGGTTCGAAAAGATCATAAGTTCAAGACCTTCTCACTAGGTATGAAGCAAAGGCTTTCTATCGCCTCTGCTTTATTATGCGATCCGGAAGTAATGATTCTAGATGAGCCTACTAATGGCTTAGACCCTCAGGGAATTGCCGAAATAAGAGATCTTATCATTGATATTGCCAATAGTGGTAAGACCATTATTGTTGCAAGTCACTTGTTGGATGAGGTACAGCGGGTTTGTACTCACTTCTGCGTGTTGCAGCAGGGCAAGCTGATTCATGATGGTCTGGTTGAAGATGTAGGTAAGGGAGCAACACTCATTGAGGTAAAAGCAGATGCTGATAACCTTCAAGAAGTGCTCGAATCTTCCGGAATGGCCAGTGGCGTCAAAAGGGAGCTTGATAAGTACACCTTGACCATGTCAAATGGATATGGAGCCGCAAACGTAAACGAATATCTTTTCAAGCAGGGTATTACCGCAAAACACTTGATCGTGAAGGTGAAAACCCTAGAAAAGCAATTCTTAGAAATATTAGCAGAACAAGAAGGAGGTAGTCAATGA
- a CDS encoding GNAT family N-acetyltransferase yields MTTINKATTTDYAEIHQMIVDFATFQKTPEKVSITLDQMLANSEDFKALIIRDGDRAVGFATYYFGFSSWSGKHLFLDDLYLETEYRKQGLGAQIMDQLESIAKDKGCKSMRWLVSRWNEPAINFYKKRGTIIEDTEMTCQFKL; encoded by the coding sequence ATGACAACAATTAATAAGGCAACAACGACCGATTATGCAGAAATCCATCAGATGATTGTGGACTTCGCCACTTTTCAGAAAACGCCTGAAAAGGTTTCCATTACACTGGATCAAATGCTCGCCAATTCTGAGGATTTCAAAGCATTGATCATAAGAGATGGAGACAGGGCCGTTGGTTTTGCCACTTACTACTTCGGATTCAGTTCTTGGTCAGGAAAGCACTTATTCCTGGATGACCTTTATCTCGAAACAGAGTATCGAAAGCAAGGACTTGGCGCACAAATCATGGATCAGTTAGAATCCATAGCAAAAGACAAAGGCTGCAAATCTATGCGCTGGTTAGTCTCTAGATGGAACGAACCTGCAATCAACTTTTATAAGAAAAGGGGAACCATTATCGAGGACACTGAGATGACCTGTCAGTTCAAACTCTAA
- a CDS encoding energy transducer TonB, which yields MINNQITIKFISVVIILFICSSTSFSQTKLDTVYYDSNMKVVENLGLAETYEIRFIRKGKPHGLIKRFNKQDDVVESTTYEKGRKTGPYTLVKGDTLIKGTYKKGKKVNIWTYEHILDQNARMEVFDSRGNQLPSMDLPNFSTQGKDVQYTVEKDASFPGGPKAWSMFLRKNLRYPSAAKQAGIQGQVLLKFTVSKTGSLEEITMVSSPSHDLTLEALRVLKKSPNWIPATVKGEVVSSEMTIRVVFGLGRR from the coding sequence ATGATCAATAACCAAATAACTATTAAGTTCATTTCCGTTGTAATCATACTATTTATATGCTCCAGCACCTCCTTTTCCCAAACCAAACTTGACACGGTTTACTACGACAGCAATATGAAAGTCGTAGAAAACCTAGGCTTAGCAGAAACGTATGAGATTCGGTTTATCAGAAAGGGCAAACCACATGGCCTCATTAAACGGTTTAATAAGCAAGACGATGTGGTTGAAAGTACTACCTATGAGAAGGGCCGAAAGACTGGACCTTATACTCTAGTAAAGGGCGACACACTTATAAAAGGAACCTACAAAAAGGGAAAGAAAGTGAATATCTGGACCTATGAACACATATTAGATCAAAATGCAAGAATGGAGGTATTTGATTCTAGGGGTAATCAACTACCGTCCATGGACTTACCAAATTTCAGTACTCAAGGAAAAGACGTACAATATACTGTCGAGAAAGACGCCAGCTTTCCAGGTGGCCCAAAGGCATGGAGCATGTTTCTAAGAAAGAATTTAAGATACCCCTCCGCAGCAAAACAGGCTGGTATTCAGGGACAAGTACTTCTTAAATTTACGGTGAGCAAAACAGGATCCTTAGAAGAAATAACTATGGTCTCAAGTCCCAGTCATGACTTGACGCTAGAGGCACTCAGGGTACTGAAGAAGAGCCCTAACTGGATCCCCGCAACGGTAAAAGGAGAAGTAGTCAGCTCAGAAATGACCATAAGAGTAGTCTTTGGCTTAGGTAGGCGTTAA
- a CDS encoding DUF4252 domain-containing protein, with protein MKKLVLTMVLGLFAMSASAQSDAISKYFDKYLDDQSFMHLNFSGKMFQMIAQLEFDDPDEQKMVEESLGKIKRVQVLGKDKDVDGRKMYKEALGLIDGKDFEELMSLREDDKDIKFLIKEKNNKIDELFMVMGGENEFGLLSIVGDGIDLNAIYKLSKSIGMEGFEELEFLDKMDGN; from the coding sequence ATGAAAAAGTTAGTATTAACAATGGTATTGGGTTTGTTTGCGATGTCTGCAAGTGCCCAGAGTGATGCGATCTCAAAGTATTTTGATAAGTATTTAGATGATCAGTCTTTTATGCACCTGAACTTCAGTGGCAAAATGTTCCAAATGATTGCTCAATTAGAATTTGATGATCCAGATGAGCAGAAGATGGTTGAAGAGTCTTTAGGTAAAATCAAAAGGGTACAAGTTTTAGGCAAAGACAAGGATGTCGATGGTCGCAAAATGTACAAGGAAGCCTTAGGCTTAATTGATGGGAAAGATTTTGAAGAGCTAATGTCGCTTAGAGAAGATGACAAAGACATCAAATTCCTGATCAAAGAAAAGAATAACAAGATCGATGAGCTATTTATGGTAATGGGAGGCGAGAATGAATTCGGTCTTTTGAGTATCGTAGGAGATGGCATCGACTTGAACGCTATCTACAAACTATCCAAGTCTATCGGCATGGAAGGTTTCGAGGAACTAGAATTCCTTGATAAGATGGATGGTAACTAG
- a CDS encoding helix-turn-helix domain-containing protein, which yields MIFEFHRLTPPLDQWIESIFYYKDFQPDHSIERVVPTGHVFIIFELDGIKRNTFDNESLVVKDTFEKVWISGVHKNYLSISAHQDSEMLVIQFKPQGSLPFLHTPVHTLNDKVVPAQDVLGDTILSLRDEVKNQDKYEHKFSVVERWLNRRYFEAYTPPESLLSIVYNLSTKPFNKHKSVVSEYPQTQKNLIDQFKKHCGYTPKVFHRICRFNEILRQIGDKEKINWSQIAYEYDYADQSHFIKEFKEFSGFSPEEFIKNGFHNDEPNFFPLDREG from the coding sequence TTGATTTTTGAATTTCACAGGTTAACACCTCCTCTCGATCAATGGATCGAATCGATTTTCTATTACAAAGATTTTCAACCCGACCACTCCATTGAAAGAGTTGTACCTACAGGACATGTATTCATTATTTTCGAACTGGATGGAATAAAGAGAAACACTTTTGATAACGAGTCCTTAGTGGTTAAAGATACTTTCGAAAAGGTCTGGATATCTGGGGTTCACAAAAACTACCTTTCCATTTCTGCTCACCAAGACTCTGAAATGCTTGTGATACAATTCAAGCCACAGGGGTCACTTCCTTTTCTCCATACGCCTGTTCATACATTGAATGATAAGGTTGTTCCTGCTCAAGATGTTCTGGGAGATACCATACTTTCGTTGAGAGATGAGGTTAAGAATCAAGATAAGTATGAGCATAAGTTTAGTGTAGTTGAGCGATGGTTAAATCGCAGGTACTTCGAAGCATACACACCTCCCGAAAGTCTACTAAGCATTGTGTATAATCTATCAACAAAGCCATTCAATAAACACAAATCGGTAGTAAGCGAGTACCCTCAAACTCAGAAAAACCTTATTGATCAGTTTAAAAAGCATTGTGGATATACACCGAAAGTCTTTCATAGGATTTGTCGTTTTAATGAGATCCTGAGACAAATTGGTGATAAAGAGAAAATTAATTGGTCCCAAATCGCCTACGAATATGACTATGCGGATCAATCACACTTCATAAAAGAGTTCAAGGAGTTTTCGGGCTTTAGCCCTGAAGAGTTCATTAAGAATGGGTTTCACAATGATGAGCCGAACTTTTTCCCTTTAGACCGAGAAGGTTAA
- a CDS encoding SRPBCC family protein: MKRIIPLILILTSCLQLSGQTTNDSRVKSWVDSSYANELVLIQEFEVNVPLEKVWDTYTTKEGWESAFVALAEVDFKVNGTIKTSYNQDATIGDSSTIVLHIVNYVPKKLLTLQAEITQNFPDFMKADEKDLFNIISLEELKPSLTKVTSYGIGYKNNPKYQSLMKFFIEGNELSYNNLILFLETGKKAKY; the protein is encoded by the coding sequence ATGAAAAGAATAATTCCCCTCATCCTCATATTGACCTCTTGTCTGCAACTATCTGGACAAACCACCAACGACTCCAGAGTAAAATCATGGGTTGATTCTAGCTACGCCAATGAATTAGTCCTTATACAGGAATTTGAGGTAAACGTTCCACTAGAAAAAGTATGGGATACCTATACAACAAAAGAAGGCTGGGAAAGTGCCTTTGTCGCCCTAGCCGAGGTAGATTTCAAAGTTAATGGCACCATCAAAACAAGTTATAATCAGGATGCAACTATAGGAGACAGTTCAACCATTGTCTTGCATATTGTCAACTACGTGCCTAAAAAGCTCCTCACGCTTCAAGCCGAAATCACTCAGAATTTCCCAGACTTTATGAAAGCAGATGAAAAAGACTTGTTTAATATCATAAGTCTGGAAGAACTGAAGCCTTCCCTTACAAAGGTCACATCTTATGGGATTGGTTATAAGAACAACCCCAAATATCAGTCACTTATGAAGTTTTTCATTGAGGGTAATGAACTGTCTTATAACAACCTTATTCTCTTCTTAGAGACAGGTAAAAAGGCCAAATACTGA